In one window of Paraflavitalea soli DNA:
- a CDS encoding SusC/RagA family TonB-linked outer membrane protein, with product MRKYFEKACCALILSATCWLAGTAQTPAATDNKHIIRGKITDRKNKEPITGASVSEMDADGRIIKGAATDIEGNYVLRITNPKNKLSVSYVGYKTTSQAINERTTINFQLEAGAGADLEEAIVVAARRVDNGMGQKAERNMTTAASRVNAKDMEEMSSASIDQALQGRMAGVDITATSGDPGAAMNIRIRGISSINSTGTPLIVVDGMPYETEIPGDFNFGTADEQGYAQLLNISPADIKEITALKDAAATAVWGSRAANGVLIITTKRGSRGKPSITYTFKGAASILPKAIPMLNGDQYSTLIPEAFMNRMGTTMNPSVREFNYDPNDPYWYHNYSNNVNWVDAISQQGFLQDHTISMTGGGEKAKYFASVGYFNQTGNTIGTALTRINTRINLDYTISDKIKIFTSIAYTHTDQARNYFNTDNKSEGAIRNVAYLKMPNMSVFEYDEQGNLTPNYFSPASNVQGQYARIYNPVAMASLAKLNVLGERIVPRFQIDYSIVKNLLRATFDVQFDINNTKNNSFLPQLATGRPNTETVVNRTYDGDIDLFGVTTRSSLFFTPRFRNEDHVFSGSFNLFTGDNKAVNQELMTSNTASSLLVDPSAPSRTQNQELAAVSRISQTRTVGAVLIANYSFKDKYLFEATLRGDGNSRFGPDYKYGLFPGGSLRWRISEEWFFKKIKQLDDLSFRLSYALSGNAPRSDYSFFNTYNTYAWSYLGQSGVYPSRPELKNLRWETVHGANIGMNISLFKARVRADIDVYRNRTTDLFSDALAIPTQNGYNSLSMNIGTMDNRGWELAIWTTPFKNKTWTIGFNFNISQNQNIIREISEYAANSKGNVGANGEYLRLLQIDNPFGSFYGYKYKGVYKDKEATLATSAGGKPIIGPNGQQVYMRFNYPNVDYTFQPGDAMYEDINHDGNINYMDVVYLGNSNPTLVGGFGPTFSYKNKISLSAYFNFRYGYEVINGTKMNTTNMNSFDNQSTAVLRRWRKEGDVTDIPRGIIAGGYNWLGSDRYVEDASFLRFRTVTARYVFDGKLLSRLKMKTLSAFITAENLITWTKYTGQDPEVNARGADIFRLAIDYSMTPPSKTFTIGLVAGF from the coding sequence ATGAGGAAGTATTTTGAAAAAGCCTGTTGCGCACTGATCCTGTCAGCCACCTGCTGGCTGGCCGGTACGGCGCAAACGCCTGCTGCTACGGATAATAAACACATCATCCGTGGTAAAATTACCGACCGAAAAAACAAAGAACCTATTACAGGGGCCTCTGTATCTGAAATGGATGCAGATGGCCGTATCATAAAAGGAGCAGCTACTGATATTGAAGGGAATTATGTGCTCCGGATCACCAATCCCAAAAACAAGCTCTCTGTTTCCTACGTAGGGTACAAAACGACCAGCCAGGCCATCAACGAACGCACCACTATCAACTTCCAACTGGAAGCGGGAGCCGGGGCCGACCTGGAAGAAGCGATCGTAGTGGCCGCCCGCCGCGTAGACAATGGTATGGGACAAAAAGCAGAAAGGAATATGACCACCGCTGCCTCCCGCGTCAATGCCAAGGACATGGAAGAAATGTCCTCTGCCAGTATCGACCAGGCATTGCAGGGACGTATGGCCGGGGTGGACATTACCGCTACCAGCGGCGATCCCGGCGCGGCCATGAACATACGCATCCGTGGTATTTCCTCCATCAACTCTACCGGTACCCCCCTGATCGTAGTGGATGGTATGCCTTACGAAACAGAAATACCCGGTGACTTCAATTTTGGAACAGCGGATGAACAAGGCTATGCGCAGCTATTAAATATATCGCCGGCCGATATCAAAGAGATCACGGCTTTAAAGGACGCTGCCGCCACGGCGGTATGGGGTAGCCGGGCAGCCAATGGCGTACTGATCATTACCACCAAGCGCGGCAGCCGTGGCAAACCAAGTATTACCTATACTTTTAAAGGCGCCGCCTCTATACTGCCCAAAGCGATCCCCATGCTCAATGGTGACCAGTATTCCACACTGATCCCGGAAGCTTTTATGAACCGCATGGGTACTACCATGAACCCATCGGTCAGGGAGTTCAACTATGATCCCAACGATCCTTACTGGTACCACAACTACAGCAACAATGTGAACTGGGTAGATGCCATCAGCCAACAGGGCTTTTTGCAGGATCATACCATCTCCATGACAGGTGGTGGTGAAAAAGCCAAATATTTTGCCTCTGTGGGCTATTTTAATCAAACCGGCAACACCATCGGTACTGCCCTTACCCGGATCAATACGCGGATCAACCTGGATTACACGATTTCAGATAAGATCAAAATATTCACCAGTATTGCCTACACGCATACCGACCAGGCCCGCAATTACTTTAACACGGACAACAAAAGTGAGGGTGCTATCCGTAATGTAGCCTACCTGAAGATGCCCAATATGAGTGTTTTTGAATATGATGAGCAGGGCAACCTCACCCCCAATTATTTTTCACCGGCTTCCAATGTGCAGGGACAATACGCCCGTATCTACAACCCGGTAGCGATGGCCAGCCTGGCCAAACTAAATGTATTGGGAGAAAGGATCGTACCCCGCTTCCAGATCGATTATTCTATTGTCAAAAATTTACTGCGCGCCACTTTCGATGTACAATTTGACATCAACAATACGAAGAACAACAGCTTCCTGCCTCAGCTGGCCACCGGCCGCCCCAATACGGAAACGGTCGTGAACAGGACCTACGACGGAGACATTGACCTGTTTGGCGTAACTACCCGCAGCAGCTTGTTCTTTACTCCCCGGTTCAGGAATGAGGACCATGTTTTCTCCGGTAGCTTTAATCTTTTTACCGGCGACAACAAAGCAGTGAACCAGGAGCTGATGACCTCCAATACGGCTTCTTCCCTGCTGGTTGACCCTTCTGCGCCCTCCCGTACCCAAAACCAGGAACTGGCAGCCGTATCCCGTATCTCACAAACCAGAACAGTGGGAGCGGTACTGATCGCCAATTACAGTTTTAAAGACAAATATCTTTTTGAGGCCACCCTGCGGGGCGATGGCAACTCACGCTTTGGTCCCGACTATAAGTATGGTTTATTCCCCGGCGGCTCTTTGCGCTGGCGTATTTCGGAAGAATGGTTCTTTAAGAAGATCAAACAGCTGGATGATCTTAGCTTCCGCTTAAGCTATGCACTCAGCGGCAATGCGCCCCGGTCGGACTATTCCTTTTTCAATACCTATAATACCTATGCCTGGAGTTACCTTGGCCAGAGTGGTGTATATCCCTCCAGGCCCGAACTCAAGAACCTTCGTTGGGAAACCGTTCACGGCGCCAACATTGGTATGAACATCTCCCTGTTCAAAGCACGTGTACGGGCTGATATTGACGTGTACCGCAACCGTACCACGGATCTTTTTTCAGATGCCCTGGCGATACCTACCCAGAATGGTTATAATTCTTTAAGTATGAATATCGGCACCATGGACAACCGGGGCTGGGAACTGGCTATCTGGACTACTCCTTTTAAGAATAAGACCTGGACCATCGGTTTCAACTTCAACATATCACAAAACCAGAATATCATCCGTGAAATATCTGAGTATGCCGCCAACAGTAAAGGAAATGTAGGGGCCAATGGTGAATACCTGCGCCTGTTGCAGATCGACAATCCTTTTGGATCATTCTATGGTTACAAATACAAAGGCGTGTACAAGGATAAGGAGGCTACCCTGGCCACATCGGCCGGCGGTAAACCCATCATCGGCCCCAATGGCCAACAGGTGTATATGCGCTTCAACTACCCCAATGTAGATTACACTTTCCAGCCCGGTGATGCCATGTATGAGGACATCAACCATGATGGCAATATCAACTACATGGATGTGGTATACCTGGGCAACAGCAACCCTACGCTGGTAGGAGGTTTTGGACCCACATTCTCCTACAAGAATAAAATAAGTCTGTCGGCCTACTTCAATTTTCGCTACGGTTATGAAGTGATCAATGGTACCAAGATGAATACGACCAATATGAACAGTTTTGATAACCAAAGCACGGCGGTATTACGCCGCTGGCGCAAAGAAGGGGATGTAACGGATATTCCCCGTGGCATTATTGCAGGTGGTTATAACTGGCTGGGCAGTGACCGCTATGTGGAAGATGCTTCTTTCCTCCGGTTCCGTACGGTAACTGCCAGGTATGTATTTGACGGAAAGTTGTTGAGCAGACTGAAAATGAAAACCCTCAGCGCTTTCATCACGGCAGAGAACCTCATTACCTGGACCAAATACACCGGACAAGACCCCGAAGTGAATGCCCGCGGCGCTGACATTTTCCGCCTGGCCATTGACTATTCTATGACGCCTCCTTCCAAAACATTTACGATCGGCCTTGTAGCAGGCTTCTAA
- a CDS encoding RagB/SusD family nutrient uptake outer membrane protein: protein MKKLFIYISILTLPAWFGSCKKWLDLQPQDGIVREEFWKTKEQVESAVIGIYASMLGSTSGDRSLPEYMFIWGEARADMVSPGFRASTEEQDIVNLNMLSTNSFTNWRSFYQTINYCNTVIDLAPAVLKTDNTFSQDQLNRATAEALTIRALMYFYLVRSFGEVPLRLTATISDKDVTPLGKTNRDSILLQIVSDLKKAEPSLPLTYGSKSFDKGRVTRYMANALLADVYLWMDKYTDCVTECDKIINSGRFGLVQASEFFNSVFYEGNSNEGIFELQYDAQKLNNFYFMHTPSNRRWGAAFHISEEVYGIDLVNSVPISDVRGDKTSFRGTDFSIWKYVGADNAGDNFRALDQSFAHWIIYRYADILLLKAEAINQQDKPLEASRIVKTIRQRANALDLSIMDSTSKNAMTGFILEERQRELAFEGKRWYDVLRNAKRNNYEGMQYLLTMAGVSIPSDRLQAALSKLRDKNSHYFPIFTYELQTNRLLTQNPFYK, encoded by the coding sequence ATGAAAAAACTATTTATTTATATATCGATCCTTACGCTTCCGGCCTGGTTTGGCTCCTGCAAGAAGTGGCTCGACCTCCAACCCCAGGATGGCATCGTGCGGGAAGAATTCTGGAAAACAAAAGAACAGGTGGAATCGGCTGTTATAGGTATCTATGCTTCCATGCTGGGCAGCACCTCGGGCGATCGTTCGCTGCCGGAATACATGTTTATATGGGGCGAAGCCCGGGCCGACATGGTATCGCCAGGCTTCCGCGCCAGCACAGAGGAGCAGGATATTGTAAACCTCAACATGTTATCTACCAACAGTTTTACCAACTGGCGCTCATTTTACCAAACCATCAATTACTGCAATACAGTAATAGACCTGGCGCCCGCCGTATTGAAAACTGACAATACTTTTTCACAAGACCAGCTTAACCGCGCTACCGCAGAAGCGCTGACCATACGCGCCCTGATGTATTTCTACCTCGTGCGCAGTTTTGGTGAAGTGCCTTTAAGGTTAACTGCCACGATAAGCGATAAAGACGTAACACCACTTGGCAAAACGAACCGTGATTCCATTCTGCTACAGATCGTGAGCGACCTGAAGAAAGCTGAACCTTCCCTGCCCCTTACCTATGGGAGTAAGAGTTTCGACAAAGGCCGCGTTACCCGCTATATGGCCAATGCCTTACTGGCTGATGTTTATCTGTGGATGGATAAATACACTGACTGTGTAACTGAGTGTGATAAGATCATCAATTCGGGCAGGTTTGGACTGGTGCAGGCATCCGAATTCTTCAACAGCGTATTTTATGAAGGCAATTCCAACGAAGGAATTTTTGAGTTGCAGTATGATGCACAAAAGTTGAATAACTTTTATTTCATGCACACGCCCTCCAACCGCCGCTGGGGCGCCGCCTTCCACATCAGCGAAGAAGTATACGGCATTGACCTGGTCAATTCCGTACCCATATCGGATGTACGTGGTGATAAGACCTCTTTCCGCGGCACTGATTTCTCTATTTGGAAATATGTGGGCGCAGATAATGCAGGCGACAATTTCAGGGCACTGGACCAATCATTTGCCCACTGGATCATTTACCGGTATGCCGACATACTGCTGTTGAAAGCCGAAGCCATCAATCAACAGGATAAACCATTGGAAGCTTCCCGTATAGTAAAGACCATTCGCCAACGGGCCAATGCACTGGACCTGTCGATCATGGACAGTACCAGCAAGAATGCTATGACGGGTTTCATCCTGGAAGAAAGGCAAAGGGAACTGGCCTTTGAAGGCAAGCGCTGGTACGATGTGCTGCGCAATGCCAAACGCAATAATTATGAGGGTATGCAATACCTGCTTACCATGGCTGGTGTGAGTATTCCTTCCGACAGATTGCAGGCAGCCCTCAGCAAGCTACGGGATAAGAACAGCCACTACTTTCCCATTTTTACCTATGAACTGCAAACCAACCGGCTACTGACACAAAATCCTTTTTATAAATAA
- a CDS encoding fasciclin domain-containing protein, with amino-acid sequence MKQKNALLAISILISLFAGLIVSGCKKQQFREDTTTDVNIVGYLEKNIDSFSLFKQILDRTDNSAFLNAYGSYTCFAPTNGGIKAWLAATNTASVDAADINVLKELVKFHLLSDTVSTAAFKDGRLPVPTMQSQFLITGVSFKDGSSSYTVNRQAAVLRSNIKVGNGIIHEIDHVLVPSSKTIAQQLEANPNFSIFVEAMKATGYYTLLNTVDPDTAKRWMTVIAESNQALADSGFASFAALKTKYSNTGDPANTADSLHIYMAYHILRDIKFLGDIINASTHQTLQPQEVISTQLINQDVVVNEDIFDGILEKGVLLTRNISDNAATNGVWHQAAAHYMTKFRKPAAVFWDLCSFPEIMKLPAYYKKQNYNFVRQNELDKPIKDIDWEFKSASTTLTYFYSTSSSLGIYQYNNDCLVLPLGAPSRATWFEFTTPVIIKGRYKVWICYNARNAVVCNVRVNGDLMQRPVNLGEFRPAGSDAELESIGWKRYIESTGSNSGYYVSRLVGTIDIKTTERHKLRLETISGTNASNYLDMIHFIPVDQNQLVPRFRPDGTKVY; translated from the coding sequence ATGAAGCAGAAAAATGCCTTACTGGCTATTTCCATTCTGATCTCCCTGTTTGCGGGCCTTATCGTAAGCGGCTGTAAGAAACAGCAATTCAGGGAAGACACCACAACCGATGTCAATATTGTGGGCTACCTGGAAAAGAACATTGACTCCTTTTCGCTCTTTAAACAAATACTGGACAGGACAGACAATAGCGCCTTCCTCAATGCCTATGGCTCCTATACCTGCTTTGCTCCTACCAATGGTGGTATAAAAGCATGGCTGGCGGCTACCAACACAGCCTCGGTAGATGCTGCTGATATCAATGTCCTCAAGGAACTGGTGAAGTTTCACCTCTTGTCCGACACTGTAAGCACTGCCGCCTTTAAAGATGGCAGGCTTCCGGTACCTACCATGCAAAGCCAGTTCCTGATCACCGGTGTTTCTTTTAAGGACGGCAGTTCCAGTTATACCGTCAACAGGCAGGCCGCCGTGCTGCGGTCCAATATCAAAGTAGGTAATGGCATCATTCATGAAATTGATCATGTGCTGGTGCCGTCCAGCAAAACCATTGCCCAGCAACTGGAAGCCAATCCTAACTTCTCCATCTTTGTGGAAGCCATGAAGGCTACGGGCTATTATACCCTGCTGAATACAGTGGACCCTGACACCGCCAAAAGATGGATGACGGTAATAGCAGAAAGCAACCAGGCCCTGGCCGACAGCGGATTCGCTTCATTTGCAGCGCTGAAAACAAAATATTCCAATACCGGTGATCCGGCTAATACCGCCGACAGCCTGCATATCTATATGGCCTATCATATTCTACGGGATATTAAGTTCCTCGGAGATATCATCAATGCTTCCACGCACCAGACCTTGCAGCCACAGGAAGTGATCAGCACACAGCTCATCAACCAGGATGTAGTGGTCAATGAAGATATATTTGATGGCATACTGGAGAAAGGGGTATTGCTTACCCGCAATATCAGCGACAATGCCGCCACCAATGGCGTATGGCACCAGGCCGCTGCCCACTACATGACCAAATTCCGTAAACCCGCAGCGGTGTTCTGGGACCTTTGTTCCTTTCCGGAGATCATGAAGCTGCCTGCTTATTACAAAAAACAGAACTACAACTTCGTACGGCAGAATGAACTCGACAAACCCATTAAGGATATCGACTGGGAATTTAAGTCGGCGAGTACCACTTTAACTTACTTCTACAGCACATCCAGTTCGCTGGGTATTTATCAATACAACAACGATTGCCTGGTATTACCATTGGGCGCCCCCAGCAGGGCTACCTGGTTTGAATTTACCACGCCTGTGATCATCAAAGGCCGCTATAAGGTATGGATATGTTACAACGCCCGCAATGCGGTGGTGTGTAATGTACGGGTGAATGGGGACCTGATGCAACGGCCTGTGAACCTGGGCGAGTTCAGACCAGCCGGGTCGGACGCGGAACTTGAATCGATCGGCTGGAAACGCTATATAGAATCCACCGGCTCCAATTCGGGTTATTATGTTTCCCGTCTCGTAGGCACAATAGATATTAAAACGACAGAAAGGCATAAGCTGCGCCTGGAAACCATATCGGGCACCAATGCCAGCAATTACCTGGATATGATACACTTCATCCCGGTAGACCAAAACCAGCTAGTGCCACGCTTCAGGCCAGATGGCACTAAAGTGTATTAA
- a CDS encoding fasciclin domain-containing protein gives MPSKIYKSLLTLATAGLLLSACKKWDDHNAITDANVDKDLFTQISENTNLSKFTELLIKTGYDKVIASSKTFTVFAPTNAALATLDPAIANDGPKLRLFVANHIANQTWQTNAAITPLRLKMLSDKYNNMLGNKLEDATIAEADHYAKNGVFHIIDKLVPALPNTWEFIESNPEAPSKQKDYLLSLFRNVFDTTNAVQIGVDPATGKPIYQPGTDSVKTNLFWRNVYDLRDEKKQYTLFVLANDAWDTEVTKYKPFYVTGSDDSTVNLANWSVVKDFAIEGVYDAATIPDTILSKFNIKVGIEKSAIAKTVKTSNGVVFIMNKIAVRPIDKYPPLVIQAENYNTVSNDRRGNTYFREKYNPVTGYDFRDVLVYNHGVALFNLGYRLSGMPSIKYKAYWVAVHDNINGSTATFTQKLGIGTATSTLLPYVTVNLNNYNEVYLGEFPLTVYNPTLMIYLTAFNGTAAIANTLVCDYIRLVPVL, from the coding sequence ATGCCAAGCAAGATATATAAATCATTACTGACCCTGGCCACGGCGGGGCTGTTGTTATCCGCCTGCAAAAAATGGGATGACCACAATGCGATCACCGACGCCAATGTCGACAAAGACCTCTTCACGCAGATCAGCGAAAATACCAACCTCAGCAAGTTTACAGAGCTGCTCATTAAGACGGGCTATGATAAAGTAATTGCTTCCTCAAAGACGTTTACTGTATTTGCCCCCACCAATGCAGCCCTGGCTACGCTGGATCCCGCCATAGCCAATGATGGACCGAAGCTGCGTCTTTTTGTGGCCAACCATATTGCCAACCAAACCTGGCAAACCAATGCGGCTATCACTCCCTTGCGCCTGAAAATGCTGAGTGACAAATACAATAATATGCTGGGCAATAAACTGGAGGATGCCACCATCGCAGAAGCAGACCATTATGCCAAAAACGGCGTATTCCATATTATCGATAAGCTGGTACCTGCACTGCCCAATACCTGGGAATTTATTGAATCAAACCCGGAGGCTCCTTCCAAACAAAAAGATTACCTGCTCTCGCTTTTCCGTAATGTATTCGATACTACCAATGCTGTACAGATCGGCGTAGACCCTGCCACCGGTAAGCCTATTTATCAACCTGGTACAGATTCTGTAAAGACCAACCTGTTCTGGCGTAATGTATATGACCTGAGGGATGAAAAGAAACAGTACACTTTATTTGTATTGGCCAATGATGCCTGGGATACGGAAGTAACGAAGTACAAGCCTTTTTATGTGACCGGCTCCGACGACAGCACAGTCAACCTGGCCAACTGGTCGGTAGTGAAAGACTTTGCCATAGAAGGGGTCTATGATGCAGCCACCATTCCCGATACCATCCTCTCCAAATTCAATATTAAAGTAGGTATCGAAAAGAGCGCCATTGCCAAAACAGTCAAGACCAGCAATGGTGTGGTCTTTATCATGAACAAAATAGCCGTAAGGCCCATAGACAAATATCCGCCCCTTGTAATACAGGCAGAAAACTACAATACAGTCAGCAATGACCGCCGGGGCAATACCTATTTCCGTGAAAAGTACAACCCGGTCACCGGGTATGATTTCAGGGATGTACTGGTATACAATCATGGTGTTGCCCTGTTCAACCTGGGTTATCGCCTGAGCGGAATGCCTTCCATAAAATACAAAGCCTATTGGGTAGCCGTGCACGACAATATCAATGGCAGTACAGCCACCTTTACCCAGAAACTGGGCATTGGTACGGCAACCTCCACACTGCTGCCTTATGTTACTGTTAACCTGAACAATTATAATGAGGTGTACCTGGGTGAATTTCCGTTGACGGTTTACAACCCTACGTTGATGATCTACCTCACAGCCTTCAACGGCACAGCGGCAATAGCCAACACCCTTGTATGTGATTATATCAGGCTGGTGCCTGTTTTGTAA
- a CDS encoding SusC/RagA family TonB-linked outer membrane protein — MSAFVLVTGTLAAQTDSAATDSNIIKLIVKPVEKKGVPVSGTITDAVNGKGIPGIQIKIDDFSAAITDDQGHFTIIAPSYTATLTIEGEGYDTRRVPLKGRNTIQAALLDDAHESFHEPVIMPLGPKTKGYVTAATGQYNLNASWAQPGEMADGILQGRIAGLHVIRRSGTPGAGASLFLRGYNSLYGTNKPLIVVDNMLYDAENYGESIIANTYTNPLALIDVKDIDNITVLKDASSIYGTKGANGAIIITTSRTKNQATRIDFAAYTGFNTAPNNLPVMNADDYRIYLSEVLQSKGLSSTAIASLPYMNDDSKNADYARYHYNTDWQKQVLKSSVNQNIFLKVTGGDNIATYGLSMGYSGSRGAVRETDLTRYNTRFNAVFNFTRRFTGTTNLAFTYNEQNLKDQGISDKTAPLFLSWTKAPFLGANEVNNEGIESPNLADTDILGISNPAVIIANMQAYNKYYRFAGSFGFKYDISKTLNASTMVGVVYDKVRENFFVPRKGVADDTLSNAVADSRMGTQVKRLFTIYNDTRLEYNRRFNREHTLTANLGIRYQHNKAEQDFAKGFNSATDDLVSVQNGLNALRQVGGGIGEWNWLNAYFGAEYGYKDKLFLTFNAAMDGSSRFGKQAADGIDIGVSKFPVMPSLGAAWLISSENFMAHSPIDLLKLRASYSIAGNDDIGNYSARQTYRSQNLLGAQGLLRSGIANPALQWETNHKANLGVDLAFWNERVGLSLDAYHTQTDNMLVYEALPSPSGYKTILTNGGKMQNTGIEASLNVRVLNTRNLSWDASINMATYKNKIKAVPNDRFTTDYAGATMLTAVGRPANQFYGYTAQGVFTSDAEAAAAGLTKKNADGSFSSFKGGDVRFADVDNNKIIDENDRQVIGDPNPALFGGFNNRLIWKRFELGVLFTFSQGNDVFNYVRYRLESLSGINNQLESARNRWRGNGQVTNTPKATWGDPMGNSRFSDRWIEDGSYIRLRTLSLQYNLPLKPNGFLKNASVYATGTNLFTLTEYKGYDPEFSASPSVFAQGIDTGLDPLYRTVTLGVRVGL; from the coding sequence GTGTCGGCATTTGTGCTGGTGACGGGCACCCTGGCAGCGCAAACAGACTCCGCTGCCACCGACTCCAATATCATCAAGCTGATCGTAAAACCCGTAGAGAAAAAAGGGGTACCGGTTTCCGGTACGATCACCGATGCAGTGAATGGAAAGGGCATACCAGGCATTCAAATTAAAATAGACGATTTTTCCGCGGCCATTACAGATGACCAGGGTCATTTTACCATCATTGCGCCTTCCTATACTGCTACACTGACGATCGAAGGCGAGGGGTATGATACAAGACGGGTGCCGCTTAAAGGCAGGAACACCATCCAGGCAGCCTTGCTCGATGATGCGCATGAATCATTTCATGAGCCCGTAATCATGCCCCTGGGACCAAAAACAAAAGGCTATGTGACAGCCGCTACCGGCCAGTACAACCTCAATGCCTCCTGGGCGCAGCCGGGTGAAATGGCAGATGGTATCTTACAAGGCCGCATTGCAGGCTTGCATGTGATCCGCCGCTCCGGTACACCGGGCGCCGGCGCCAGTTTATTCTTACGTGGTTATAACTCACTCTATGGCACCAACAAACCATTGATCGTAGTAGACAATATGTTGTATGATGCAGAGAACTACGGAGAAAGCATCATTGCCAACACCTATACCAATCCACTGGCCCTGATCGACGTAAAGGACATTGACAACATTACCGTACTGAAAGACGCTTCCAGTATTTACGGTACCAAAGGCGCCAATGGGGCCATTATCATTACTACTTCCCGTACAAAGAACCAGGCTACCCGCATTGACTTTGCTGCCTATACAGGCTTCAATACAGCCCCCAACAACCTGCCGGTGATGAATGCGGATGACTACCGCATTTACCTGAGTGAGGTACTGCAGAGCAAGGGACTGAGCAGCACGGCCATCGCTTCGCTACCCTATATGAATGATGATTCCAAAAATGCAGACTATGCCCGCTATCATTACAATACCGACTGGCAAAAGCAGGTATTGAAGAGCAGCGTGAACCAGAACATTTTCCTGAAAGTAACGGGGGGTGATAATATTGCCACTTATGGCCTCAGCATGGGTTATTCAGGCAGCCGGGGGGCGGTACGGGAAACCGATCTCACACGCTACAACACGCGATTCAATGCGGTATTTAATTTCACAAGGCGCTTTACCGGCACAACCAACCTGGCTTTTACCTACAATGAACAAAACCTGAAAGACCAGGGTATTTCCGACAAAACAGCGCCCTTGTTCCTGTCCTGGACAAAAGCACCGTTCTTAGGAGCCAACGAGGTAAATAATGAAGGTATAGAGTCGCCCAACCTGGCCGATACAGATATCCTTGGTATCAGCAATCCCGCAGTCATCATTGCCAATATGCAGGCATACAATAAATACTATCGTTTTGCCGGCTCCTTTGGTTTTAAATACGATATCTCCAAAACACTGAACGCCAGTACCATGGTGGGCGTAGTGTATGACAAAGTGCGGGAGAATTTCTTTGTACCGCGCAAAGGAGTAGCAGATGATACCCTTTCCAATGCAGTCGCAGATAGCCGGATGGGCACACAGGTAAAAAGGCTCTTTACCATTTACAACGATACAAGGCTGGAATACAACAGGCGCTTTAACCGCGAACATACCCTTACTGCCAACCTCGGTATCCGTTACCAGCACAACAAAGCAGAACAGGATTTTGCCAAAGGATTTAATTCTGCTACCGACGACCTGGTGAGTGTACAGAATGGACTGAATGCCCTTCGGCAGGTAGGCGGCGGTATTGGGGAATGGAATTGGCTGAATGCCTACTTTGGAGCAGAATATGGATATAAAGACAAATTATTCCTGACATTCAATGCTGCCATGGATGGTTCTTCCCGGTTTGGCAAACAGGCCGCGGATGGCATTGACATAGGCGTTAGTAAATTCCCGGTCATGCCTTCCCTGGGTGCAGCCTGGCTGATCTCTTCAGAAAACTTCATGGCGCATTCGCCCATTGACCTGCTTAAGCTAAGAGCTAGCTATAGCATAGCCGGCAATGATGACATAGGTAATTACAGTGCCAGACAAACCTATCGCTCACAGAACCTGTTGGGCGCTCAGGGCCTCCTGCGCAGCGGCATTGCCAATCCTGCGCTCCAATGGGAAACCAATCACAAGGCCAACCTGGGTGTGGATTTAGCTTTCTGGAATGAGCGGGTGGGCCTGAGCCTGGACGCCTACCACACGCAAACTGATAATATGCTGGTGTATGAAGCACTGCCTTCCCCTTCCGGATACAAAACCATACTCACCAATGGGGGTAAGATGCAGAATACAGGTATTGAAGCCAGCCTGAACGTACGCGTGCTCAACACCCGCAATCTCAGCTGGGATGCCAGTATCAATATGGCCACTTATAAGAATAAGATCAAAGCCGTTCCCAACGACCGGTTCACAACAGACTATGCCGGCGCTACGATGCTCACTGCGGTGGGACGACCGGCCAATCAGTTTTATGGCTATACCGCCCAGGGTGTGTTCACTTCCGATGCAGAAGCCGCAGCAGCAGGCCTCACCAAGAAGAATGCAGACGGTTCATTTAGCTCCTTTAAAGGAGGTGATGTACGTTTTGCAGATGTAGACAACAATAAGATCATTGATGAGAACGACCGGCAGGTGATCGGCGATCCCAACCCGGCATTGTTTGGTGGCTTCAATAACCGGCTCATCTGGAAACGTTTTGAGTTGGGTGTATTGTTCACCTTCAGCCAGGGCAATGATGTATTCAATTATGTACGTTATCGCCTGGAATCACTCAGCGGCATCAACAACCAGTTGGAAAGTGCCCGGAACCGCTGGCGCGGTAATGGTCAGGTAACCAATACACCCAAAGCTACCTGGGGTGATCCGATGGGCAATAGCCGCTTCAGTGATCGCTGGATAGAAGACGGCTCTTATATCCGCCTGAGAACCTTGTCCCTGCAATACAACCTGCCATTAAAGCCCAATGGGTTTCTAAAGAATGCCAGTGTATATGCCACCGGTACCAACCTGTTTACGCTTACGGAATACAAAGGATATGATCCTGAGTTCAGTGCTTCCCCCAGTGTGTTTGCACAGGGCATCGACACGGGATTGGATCCTTTGTACCGGACTGTAACCCTGGGTGTGCGGGTAGGGTTGTGA